AAACTCGACCAATGCATCCCCCAAAGCACCCTCGGTGACGGAACTCATATGCGTACCGGGTATCTCGACATAGGTCGCATCGGCCAATGTCTCGGCCAGTTTCGGCGCGGAGCCATTATCCTGATCCTTATCGCCGCACAGCACCATTGTCGGCATCGTCAAAGCCGCTAGCTGATCTGGCTGCGTATCGGCTACGGATTGCAGCAACAGCCTGGCCGCCACGCGGTCAACTTTCATCGTTTTCATAAAGCTGACCGCCATGAACGCTGGGTCACCGCGCTTTACCTCGTCAAACCGGTCGATCGCATCGATAAAAAACGCAGAGCGCTTGCCCCAACCCGCAAGCCCTTCAAGACCCATACCGGACAGCACCAGCTTGCGCGGTTTGAGACCCGATATTACGGCCCGCGCTGCAGTCCGCGCGCCAAGAGAAAAACCGACCAAATCGAAATCATCCAACCCCAGTGCATCGACCAGCGCGAGCGCGTCCTTCGCCAACACATCATCCGGATATGCCTCCAGCTCATGCGGCGCATCGCTTTCGCCATG
This genomic window from Pontixanthobacter aestiaquae contains:
- a CDS encoding alpha/beta fold hydrolase, encoding MVPSFDDTELAVHRLGAGRPVLLLHGLFSNAEMNWIKFGHAQKLADAGFKVIMPDLRAHGESDAPHELEAYPDDVLAKDALALVDALGLDDFDLVGFSLGARTAARAVISGLKPRKLVLSGMGLEGLAGWGKRSAFFIDAIDRFDEVKRGDPAFMAVSFMKTMKVDRVAARLLLQSVADTQPDQLAALTMPTMVLCGDKDQDNGSAPKLAETLADATYVEIPGTHMSSVTEGALGDALVEFLSGPAEA